In Salmo trutta chromosome 37, fSalTru1.1, whole genome shotgun sequence, the following proteins share a genomic window:
- the LOC115177064 gene encoding HLA class II histocompatibility antigen, DR beta 4 chain-like isoform X2, with protein MYLSMIAASTGRLQCSCLYLSDWIHHGSLLGLLDGWTFCHSDLGNTSRVQKYVGFEEFGIRNADRYNSQAWKMAIRKAEVETICRYSARFFKLSTLERIVPPIVKVRLTKPSRYGEPSMLECSVLGFYPQEVRVSWLRDGLETTTAVTSTDTLANGDWSYQLHSYLEFRPRRGESVSCMVEHPSLDEPLEVVWDTSGLDAKLFKMAIGVCSVFIGVAMAIGGGVYYWWKNRSGFRRVNR; from the exons ATGTACCTGTCAATGATAGCTGCTTCAACTGGTAGACTTCAGTGTAGTTGTCTCTATCTGAGTGACTGGATACACCATGGCTCTCTGCTGGGTCTATTGGATGGCTGGACTTTCTGTCATTCAGACCTGGGCAACACCAGCAG GGTTCAGAAGTATGTGGGTTTTGAGGAGTTTGGCATACGCAATGCAGATCGCTACAACAGCCAagcttggaaaatggctataAGGAAAGCAGAAGTGGAGACTATTTGCCGATACAGTGCAAGATTCTTCAAACTGAGCACTTTGGAAAGAATAG TGCCTCCCATTGTCAAAGTCCGCCTGACCAAGCCCTCTCGCTACGGGGAGCCGTCCATGCTGGAGTGCAGCGTTCTAGGCTTCTACCCTCAGGAGGTGAGGGTGAGCTGGCTGAGAGACGGGCTGGAGACCACCACAGCCGTGACCTCCACTGACACACTGGCTAACGGGGACTGGAGCTACCAGCTCCACTCCTACCTAGAGTTCAGGCCTCGGAGAGGGGAGAGTGTAAGCTGCATGGTTGAGCACCCCAGCCTAGATGAACCACTGGAGGTGGTCTGGG ATACCTCAGGCCTGGATGCTAAATTGTTTAAAATGGCAATAGGGGTGTGTTCCGTTTTCATTGGTGTAGCCATGGCTATTGGAGGAGGAGTTTACTACTGGTGGAAGAACAG GTCAGGCTTTAGGCGTGTGAATAGATAA
- the LOC115177064 gene encoding rano class II histocompatibility antigen, A beta chain-like isoform X1: MALCWVYWMAGLSVIQTWATPAGGYQFQGIVDCEYDDTIDNMIYFVKNIFNQKLTTIYDSRVQKYVGFEEFGIRNADRYNSQAWKMAIRKAEVETICRYSARFFKLSTLERIVPPIVKVRLTKPSRYGEPSMLECSVLGFYPQEVRVSWLRDGLETTTAVTSTDTLANGDWSYQLHSYLEFRPRRGESVSCMVEHPSLDEPLEVVWDTSGLDAKLFKMAIGVCSVFIGVAMAIGGGVYYWWKNRSGFRRVNR; this comes from the exons ATGGCTCTCTGCTGGGTCTATTGGATGGCTGGACTTTCTGTCATTCAGACCTGGGCAACACCAGCAG gtGGGTACCAGTTCCAGGGGATAGTTGACTGTGAATATGATGACACCATTGACAATATGATCTACTTTGTGAAAAACATATTCAACCAAAAATTGACCACCATCTATGACTCCAGGGTTCAGAAGTATGTGGGTTTTGAGGAGTTTGGCATACGCAATGCAGATCGCTACAACAGCCAagcttggaaaatggctataAGGAAAGCAGAAGTGGAGACTATTTGCCGATACAGTGCAAGATTCTTCAAACTGAGCACTTTGGAAAGAATAG TGCCTCCCATTGTCAAAGTCCGCCTGACCAAGCCCTCTCGCTACGGGGAGCCGTCCATGCTGGAGTGCAGCGTTCTAGGCTTCTACCCTCAGGAGGTGAGGGTGAGCTGGCTGAGAGACGGGCTGGAGACCACCACAGCCGTGACCTCCACTGACACACTGGCTAACGGGGACTGGAGCTACCAGCTCCACTCCTACCTAGAGTTCAGGCCTCGGAGAGGGGAGAGTGTAAGCTGCATGGTTGAGCACCCCAGCCTAGATGAACCACTGGAGGTGGTCTGGG ATACCTCAGGCCTGGATGCTAAATTGTTTAAAATGGCAATAGGGGTGTGTTCCGTTTTCATTGGTGTAGCCATGGCTATTGGAGGAGGAGTTTACTACTGGTGGAAGAACAG GTCAGGCTTTAGGCGTGTGAATAGATAA